From a region of the Trichoderma atroviride chromosome 6, complete sequence genome:
- a CDS encoding uncharacterized protein (EggNog:ENOG41), with product MIYGLASCLSSFIFRSLRNFNSQSYPSSHVARLSHFEGVLKQLAHFGGENIKSHHLTQLILHPPRHQPLNSIIQHSKIHQSFLSERKSKEGYEPMMTATAYPVTMSDLRGEPAHSNFWSTYNGSAHLANRLGTATMDSGFHSSASASPLPGRPRSGHDQSYPYGRYPQEDSVAYERHSQSSLSAQHSYPSLKRPFSQTEPAAYQEIVQDLRDDGSRLTVNQDHKLLAFRRTQDKHTIVDQQGRMQQLELSAQLHGMFFLSEMPATASDGTALQPELTCYRRNLFQISGSLITPRGQLSVVNESNETLLVTSMEVAITAIESVDGNPVRLIVIPWKTPHPMPLILIKARIKNLPPSL from the coding sequence ATGATTTATGGACTTGCCTCTTGTTTATCATCCTTTATATTCCGTTCTCTTCGCAACTTCAACTCTCAATCATATCCATCGTCGCACGTTGCACGCCTTTCTCACTTTGAAGGAGTTTTGAAGCAGCTTGCTCACTTCGGTGGTGAAAATATCAAGAGCCATCATCTCACTCAGTTGATCCTTCATCCGCCGCGACATCAGCCCCTAAACTCCATCATTCAGCATAGCAAGATTCACCAGAGTTTCCTCAGCGAgcgaaaaagcaaagagggATATGAGCCCATGatgacagcaacagcatATCCAGTAACCATGTCAGACCTCAGAGGAGAGCCTGCTCATTCGAATTTCTGGTCCACCTACAACGGTTCCGCTCACTTGGCCAACAGACTCGGCACAGCAACAATGGACTCTGGCTTTCATAGCTCAGCTTCGGCGTCCCCTCTTCCAGGGCGTCCTCGCAGTGGCCATGACCAGTCCTACCCCTATGGACGATACCCCCAAGAAGATTCTGTTGCGTATGAACGCCACTCCCAATCAAGCCTGTCCGCTCAACATAGCTACCCCAGCCTCAAGAGGCCATTTTCTCAAACTGAACCGGCCGCCTATCAGGAAATCGTTCAGGACTTGCGGGATGACGGCTCTCGATTGACGGTGAATCAAGATCACAAACTGTTGGCTTTCCGGCGAACACAAGATAAGCATACCATCGTGGATCAGCAAGGCCGAATGCAGCAACTGGAACTATCCGCCCAGCTTCATGGCatgttctttctttctgaGATGCCAGCGACTGCCAGCGACGGAACCGCCTTACAGCCCGAGTTGACCTGCTACCGAAGGAATTTGTTTCAAATTAGTGGTTCTTTGATCACTCCCAGAGGGCAACTCTCTGTTGTCAACGAGAGCAACGAGACCCTGTTGGTGACAAGCATGGAAGTCGCCATAACTGCTATCGAATCTGTTGATGGCAACCCCGTTCGCCTCATCGTCATTCCATGGAAAACCCCCCACCCAATGCCCCTGATATTAATCAAAGCCCGGATCAAGAACCTGCCGCCCTCCCTTTGA
- a CDS encoding uncharacterized protein (EggNog:ENOG41) encodes MMGLSLMETTLSIPLVGVGSSLECMFTRLPSSYQRLASLSCLPPSFLNKDLTLGNSATANNGRRKELQQHFVLHLKVFGTLSDNSKVVLTESTTAPVVVRGRSPRNFQARREIPLLGSSAGSRGQALVETGLGVVAGALSVKPQELKRASVDLQVPRSNFTFSAPKVPGSGQLGSMRPTNPYPTWSASSSNTSISQVGSSGPGSYSAATMGADTYSKMPTTSTFSPDPQELPLQSTISTLPLEQQPSTRGQYTYVQQQTSGSQLPASTPAVSGQDSALSIPRYVENGRPNKSPRHSGQQSVHATHPVNNSESPEYRYGSTTQGPNPSREYYSSSQAWSTTVAGENSSTAAYTTTDARPYPFSHDSYKAGTTTGSSVKPEPRGSFEPMHNYSWTAS; translated from the exons ATGATGGGTCTGAGCCTGATGGAGACTACGCTGTCTATCCCATTGGTTGGCGTCGGCTCCAGTTTAGAATGTATGTTTACTCGGTTACCAAGTTCTTACCAGAGACTTGCTTCCCTCTCATGTCTTCCCCCTTCATTCTTGAACAAAGATCTGACGTTAGGTAATAGTGCTACTGCAAACAACGGTCGACGAAAGGAGCTTCAACAGCACTTTGTGCTTCACCTTAAAGTGTTTGGAACCTTGTCTGACAACTCCAAAGTTGTCTTGACAGAATCCACCACTGCCCCAGTTGTAGTGCGCGGCCGCAGTCCGCGCAATTTCCAAGCCCGCAGAGAAATCCCCCTGCTGGGGTCAAGCGCTGGCTCAAGGGGTCAAGCTTTGGTAGAAACAGGCCTGGGAGTTGTCGCGGGCGCATTAAGCGTAAAGCCACAGGAGCTCAAGAGAGCAAGTGTGGATTTACAAGTACCACGCTCGAACTTCACCTTTAGCGCTCCCAAGGTACCCGGAAGCGGGCAACTGGGTTCAATGAGACCTACCAA TCCATATCCAACGTGgagtgctagcagcagcaacacgtCTATCTCTCAAGTCGGCTCCTCTGGCCCAGGAAGCTATTCAGCGGCGACAATGGGCGCCGATACATATTCTAAAATGCCTACTACATCGACCTTTAGCCCGGATCCTCAAGAGCTGCCGCTTCAGTCAACGATATCAACCTTGCCACTAGAGCAGCAACCATCAACTCGTGGACAGTATACCTATGTGCAACAGCAAACTTCCGGATCCCAGTTGCCGGCTAGTACACCAGCCGTGAGTGGCCAGGACAGCGCTCTGAGCATTCCCAGATACGTTGAGAACGGCCGACCAAACAAGAGCCCAAGACACAGCGGCCAGCAGTCTGTCCATGCTACCCACCCCGTCAACAACAGTGAATCGCCCGAGTACCGGTACGGATCTACGACGCAAGGACCAAATCCTTCTAGAGAATACTATTCATCATCACAAGCCTGGTCTACCACCGTCGCCGGCGAGAATAGCTCCACAGCAGCTTATACTACGACTGATGCGAGACCATATCCATTCTCCCACGATTCCTACAAGGCGGGGACAACAACCGGATCTTCAGTGAAACCCGAACCTCGCGGGTCGTTTGAGCCCATGCATAATTATTCATGGACTGCAAGCTAA
- a CDS encoding uncharacterized protein (EggNog:ENOG41), with amino-acid sequence MFEVPDAKRVRREDLNASEESSWSESEADAELEARLNAQIAKSLGLDESAFRAPKPQTISLPIVTKPKVDEKKKDDDELSSDEESEPKTPAEGSPAKEGGEDDDEVYAFRLFSAAGPAPQVVLENTNRVVEGKMLRGRPLSYYLVTDLSPEKKQQYEMAAVSGEDVIERSKVRAWGLELPWRVQTIKATRKIVSKRGGGAETVAHVEDDQPAKRKRPGKKRRTAMRIKARAKAQAEEVAKQKMAEKEENIKDKKKRLNRLKKLRRRAKKKTEKGGGGEAGGESDEDISDEE; translated from the exons ATGTTTGAGGTACCTGATGCGAAGAG AGTTCGTCGAGAAGACCTGAACGCATCGGAGGAGTCTTCATGGAGTGAGAGCGAAGCagatgccgagctggaggCACGGCTCAATGCGCAAATCGCCAAATCTCTTGGCCTAGATGAGAGTGCCTTTCGTGCACCGAAGCCGCAGACTATTTCGCTGCCAATTGTCACAAAACCCAAGGttgacgaaaagaagaaagatgatgatgagctcagttctgatgaagaaagcGAGCCAAAGACGCCAGCCGAGGGCTCTCCAgccaaagaaggcggcgaagacgacgatgaggtCTACGCTTTCCGACTCTTCAGCGCGGCTGGTCCGGCGCCGCAGGTTGTTCTTGAAAACACGAACAGAGTGGTAGAAGGCAAAATGCTCAGAGGCCGGCCGTTATCATACTACCTGGTGACGGATTTGTCgcccgagaagaagcagcaatACGAGATGGCAGCCGTGAGCGGCGAAGACGTCATTGAGCGATCAAAGGTGAGGGCGTGGGGCCTTGAGCTCCCCTGGAGAGTTCAAACCATCAAAGCAACCCGGAAAATTGTTAGCAAACGAGGGGGAGGAGCAGAAACCGTGGCTCATGTTGAGGATGACCAGCCAGCGAAGAGGAAACGGCCGGGGAAGAAGCGTCGGACCGCGATGAGGATCAAGGCGAGGGCAAAGGCGCAGGCTGAGGAGGTGGcgaagcagaagatggctgagaaggaggagaatataaaggacaagaagaagaggctgaatcGACTGAAGAAGTTACGAAGAcgggcgaagaagaagactgagaaagggggagggggtgAGGCTGGTGGTGAATCGGATGAGGATATATCTGATGAAGAGTAG
- a CDS encoding uncharacterized protein (EggNog:ENOG41~BUSCO:EOG092D0O9O), protein MMNSLWSSAKTAQGASNEASNDAIQEAIEFSPDDSAIDDSAEPSSAPMLPPLSSARGPLQQSQQQSQRYPNAMQSGGAGYNSAAPPASIPGGSNNVNNNNMNRGAPMPQHAPTDSLSLMQLRRIVAGVNSAEPAAYDFVYEDMGPHAEEIDEWFVYQFWQWVRLNAAQKAFEWHWNQESGGKLGWDDADHDTRAKFVQAAIAGVQSDDAALRATSIGKIMYLVLGRWGDTAMPYATDESSRSIASIPQLQAIKAGVTCFTSLDGLSAVWEALKNVFEIHWSGEIQQASAQDAQDELMNLLTIMYIAVQETLNDPEEMSPTYGKLLELNPSLVDFLMLAISKLRWDEQNTMPHTQIFLLFWKSILLVFGGTDDLDRIKEATSELAGDKNKDTITANPLDYHVFRQEITSKYPAYVPPQPLIPLEADNPSLLPPLPNIMTRNGSNGIITQPTNTQMGGASILNQPVHIATPAPSPPPSPGVSGKGGKKQNYQTNQNFPFMYPPLDATSNSAGGKGGAGYGNPLVSRKWEGSDIPASILEAGQLFSSRVRMTRATRQLWEERERFLKFERGWETDDDGDDDENDDIEDLDLSELTLEEKEVLRELKVEDNKEKKKKERSSPGPEVDLGPNPKKLSEGDRQRLIAVERFYANALPHLQSIVIVLLRPILVNVTAIVTQQQNQMAGMTSRANNPSMNGGPGSQRGMDGQGQPDGEGEPTPEEIDATRTREITSKAMTAILLLLLKWLRLSHVLKFEYLTQLLLDSNYLPLVLKLFAHQDIQQVVDSKMDHVENSFFQFCNIRSKFKDKTESDLEDEGEKEVGEVEKAHDEENKERNSEGEDSEDDAAPPPIRRQRDLEEPAEDQAVDHMEDIAVNGEDPVPMRPEVDEMGLPLSSLPLEPITDFSRRNFFSLINYLRVMQKICKNKAHRNLLLVQYKSSTILKKSLRVPQPELRLYTLKLFKGQVPYCGRKWRQSNMRVITAVYLHCRPELRDEWLAGSDIDAEVDSALPLEQALRSLTHWLNVRRYPEKIAADIRIAMREEQDFFSRELEKVDLNWSDLMLNADDTMSEMDHGESTWG, encoded by the exons ATGATGAATAGTTTGTGGTCGTCGGCGAAAACGGCCCAGGGGGCCTCTAATGAGGCCTCTAACGACGCGATACAAGAGGCAATCGAGTTCTCGCCGGATGATTCCGCTATTGACGACTCAGCGgagccatcttcagctccaATGCTGCCACCACTTTCGTCTGCCAGAGGCCCCCTTCAACAGTCCCAACAACAATCGCAACGTTATCCAAACGCTATGCAGAGCGGTGGTGCAGGCTACAACTCGGCAGCGCCTCCTGCTTCGATACCGGGCGGCAGTAACAATGTTAATAACAATAATATGAACCGTGGAGCACCAATGCCGCAACATGCTCCCACCGACTCTCTCTCCCTGAtgcagctgcggcgcatcGTGGCCGGAGTCAACTCTGCCGAGCCTGCGGCATACGACTTTGTCTACGAAGATATGGGTCCGCATGCCGAAGAGATTGACGAGTGGTTCGTGTACCAGTTCTGGCAATGGGTGCGTCTTAACGCGGCGCAAAAGGCCTTTGAATGGCACTGGAACCAGGAGTCTGGTGGCAAGCTTGGCTGGGACGACGCAGACCACGACACGAGGGCAAAGTTTGTACAAGCTGCTATTGCGGGTGTGCAGTCAGACGATGCGGCGTTGAGGGCAACCTCGATTGGCAAGATTATGTACCTGGTCCTGGGTAGATGGGGAGATACGGCAATGCCTTACGCGACGGACGAGTCGAGTCGATCTATCGCAAGCATCCCGCAGCTGCAAGCGATCAAGGCTGGAGTCACATGTTTCACATCTCTCGATGGCCTATCGGCCGTTTGGGAAGCGCTGAAGAATGTCTTCGAGATTCACTG GTCTGGCGAGATTCAGCAGGCAAGCGCTCAAGATGCCCAGGACGAGTTGATGAATCTCTTGACAATCATGTATATTGCTGTTCAAGAGACATTGAATGATCCTGAGGAAATGTCTCCTACCTATGGAAAATTGC TTGAATTGAATCCCTCACTGGTTGACTTTCTAATGCTGGCGATTTCCAAACTCAGATGGGACGAGCAAAATACTATGCCCCATACTCAG ATATTCTTGTTGTTCTGGAAGTCGATCCTCCTGGTGTTTGGTGGCACTGATGACCTTGACCGGATCAAGGAGGCCACCAGCGAGTTGGCTGGGGACAAGAACAAAGACACCATCACAGCAAATCCCCTCGACTACCACGTCTTTCGCCAGGAAATCACATCGAAATATCCTGCCTATGTCCCACCGCAGCCATTAATACCTCTAGAGGCTGATAATCCGTCGCTTCTCCCACCTCTTCCTAATATCATGACTCGAAATGGTTCCAACGGAATCATCACGCAGCCGACTAACACACAAATGGGAGGAGCATCTATCCTCAATCAACCGGTGCATATTGCCACCCCGGCTCCATCACCTCCACCGTCGCCAGGCGTTAGTGGTAAGGGCGGTAAGAAGCAAAACTACCAAACTAACCAAAATTTTCCCTTCATGTATCCTCCTCTAGATGCCACCAGTAACAGTGCTGGTGGGAAGGGTGGTGCTGGATATGGCAACCCTCTGGTATCTAGAAAATGGGAAGGAAGCGATATCCCCGCTTCAATCCTCGAGGCAGGGCAGCTTTTCTCCTCACGAGTCAGGATGACCCGGGCGACCCGTCAACTCTgggaagagcgagagcgattTCTAAAGTTTGAACGCGGCTGGGAGACGGATGATGAcggagatgatgacgaaAACGATGACATCGAGGACCTTGACCTTAGCGAGCTCAcgttggaggagaaggaagtcTTGCGCGAACTGAAAGTAGAAGAtaacaaggagaagaaaaagaaggaacGCTCATCTCCAGGCCCTGAGGTTGACTTGGGACCCAATCCGAAGAAACTGAGCGAGGGAGACAGACAACGTCTCATTGCGGTGGAACGTTTCTAT GCCAACGCCTTGCCTCATCTTCAGTCTATTGTGATTGTTTTGCTTCGTCCAATCCTGGTTAATGTTACGGCTATTGTGACCCAGCAGCAGAATCAGATGGCAGGAATGACTAGTAGGGCCAATAACCCTAGCATGAATGGCGGCCCTGGATCACAGAGGGGCATggatggacaaggccaacCTGACGGAGAAGGAGAGCCGACTCCTGAGGAGATTGATGCTACGCGGACACGAGAGATTACTTCAAAAGCTATGACAGCCATTCTTTTACTCTTACTAAAATGGCTTAGACTCTCAC ATGTGCTCAAATTTGAATATTTGACGCAACTTTTACTAGATTCTAACTATCTTCCTTTGGTTCTCAAGCTCTTTGCACATCAGGACATTCAACAAGTAGTCGATAGCAAGATGGACCACGTTGAAAACAG cttcttccaattcTGCAACATTCGGTCGAAATTTAAGGATAAGACCGAGAGCGATCTCGAGGACGAGGGGGAGAAGGAGGTAGGCGAAGTAGAAAAGgctcatgatgaagaaaacaaggAGAGAAATTCAGAAGGAGAAGACAGCGAAGATGACGCCGCACCGCCGCCAATTAGGAGGCAGCGAGACCTGGAGGAACCAGCAGAGGACCAAGCAGTGGACCATATGGAGGATATTGCAGTCAACGGGGAGGACCCTGTCCCAATGAGGCCAGAAGTCGACGAGATGGGTTTGCCGCTCAGCTCTCTCCCGCTGGAGCCCATCACCGACTTCTCCAGGAgaaatttcttttctctgaTCAACTACCTCAGGGTGATGCAAAAGATTTGCAAGAACAAGGCGCACCGCAACCTCTTGCTCGTGCAGTACAAATCATCCACCATCCTTAAAAAGTCCCTCCGGGTACCCCAGCCTGAGCTTCGGCTATACACGctcaagctcttcaaggGCCAGGTACCGTACTGTGGCCGTAAGTGGAGGCAGTCCAACATGCGCGTCATCACAGCCGTCTATCTCCACTGCCGGCCCGAGCTCCGCGACGAGTGGCTCGCAGGTAGCGACATTGACGCCGAGGTGGACTCGGCGCTGCCCCTGGAGCAGGCCCTCCGGAGCTTGACGCACTGGCTGAATGTGCGGAGATATCCCGAGAAGATTGCGGCGGATATTCGTATCGCGATGAGGGAGGAGCAGGATTTTTTCTcgagggagctggagaaggtggACTTGAATTGGAGCGATCTGATGCTCAATGCTGATGATACTATGAGCGAGATGGATCATGGAGAGTCGACTTGGGGTTGA
- a CDS encoding uncharacterized protein (EggNog:ENOG41~TransMembrane:4 (i14-34o54-73i80-99o146-168i)) yields MGARSGFGLKFLQWFFRGIQFCCSAIILAIYSYFLATLHNHNLPIATSLRAVEGISGAGTLYTLLALLMLCCLAGHTLTAFVAVVLDIAFIGAFIYVAIANKNGAGSCTGVLDTPFGKGQSSSTVDANNGFTKLPSFHTACRLQSASLAVAIIAIIFFVFSILMEFALTRHHQKEKRYGPSPQNDYTSGSGRPKTGGFFGRFFGRPKADPIEEGNMLPQHTLPDQLNADDIDSPYKHTDGYNNKYESGYGYSGVTGPTTNTAYMGAGGYVAPHGTAGYGQQNPYHYDDGVYDSSRH; encoded by the exons ATGGGTGCCAGATCAGGCTTCGGCCTCAAATTCCTGCAGTGGTTCTTCCGCGGCATCCAgttctgctgcagcgccatcatcctcgccatctaCTCCTACTTCCTCGCAACGCTACACAACCACAACCTGCCCATCGCCACCAGCCTGAGAGCCGTCGAGGGCATCTCGGGCGCCGGAACTCTGTACACTCTGCTGGCACTGCTCATGCTGTGCTGCCTTGCCGGCCATACTCTGACTGCCTTTGTCGCTGTTGTGCTCGACATCGCCTTCATCGGCGCCTTCATCTACGttgccatcgccaacaagAATGGCGCCGGCAGCTGCACTGGCGTCCTCGACACGCCTTTTGGCAAGGGCCAATCGTCAAGCACAGTAGACGCGAATAACGGCTTCACCAAGCTGCCCAGCTTCCACACTGCCTGCAGACTGCAGAGCGCATCCCTCGCCGTTGCCATCATCGCAAT catcttcttcgtcttctccatcctcatgGAGTTTGCTCTGACTCGCCACCACCAGAAGGAGAAGCGCTATGGTCCCAGCCCGCAAAACGACTACACCTCTGGCTCCGGCCGCCCCAAGACCGGTGGCTTCTTTGGCCGCTTCTTTGGCCGCCCCAAGGCTGATCCTATCGAAGAAGGCAATATGCTTCCCCAGCACACCCTGCCCGATCAGCTCAACGCCGACGACATCGACAGCCCCTACAAGCACACCGACGGCTACAACAACAAGTACGAGTCTGGCTACGGCTACTCCGGCGTCACCGGCCCCACCACAAACACGGCATACATGGGTGCTGGTGGCTATGTGGCTCCACACGGCACGGCTGGCTACGGCCAGCAGAATCCCTACCACTACGACGATGGCGTGTACGACAGCTCTCGCCATTAA